The DNA window CAATAATAGGCATGAGCCAAGTAAACATCGAAAAATGGTGAGCAAGATAAGCTATAAGTACCAATGCTGCCAAACATACTACAGCAATTTGTACTCCTTGCCTTAGTCTAATTAATGGTCTGAGCTTTTGCCCCATAAGATATTACACCCGTCAGCCGCTCTAAAGGTTTAATCTCAGCGACCCTTAAACTTACTTTTCTATGCTATCCTGCAAAATTGATTTAACAACCCCCCATTCCAGCAATAGGGCGTGTTGTCTATTGATTCCATTCTCTGCACAGTTGCTCAAACACTACCTCGGCTACCGTCAGCACCCCGCACTCTCTGTGACGGGGCTTCATGCCTCTAACTTTAGTTAGTTCGTACCCGCCTAAGCCTAACAGCTACGTTTTCTGGATCATAATACCCACGAATGCGACGCTAGTTTGTGGCTCTATTGTTAACAATTAAACAGTTTNCGCCTCGCCCCTACTCAATTAAGATTGCTATATCTGATTTACAATTAATTTTTTAACCTTTCAATAGTCTATTTCTATGTCTACTCCCGAAAAACTCTACGAAGGTAAAGCTAAAATCATCTATCCTACAGATGATCCTGAAATATTACTCGCCTATTTCAAGGATGACGCAACGGCTTTTAATGCCCAAAAACGCGGTACAATTCAAGGTAAAGGCGAAATCAACAACGCCATCTCTAGCCATCTATTTCAACGGTTAGAAGCGAAAGGGATTCCTACCCATTATATTGATTGTCCTACGGCTAATGAAATGCGGGTGAAACGGGTAACAATTGTTCCAATAGAAGTCATTATTCGCAATATTGCCGCCGGAAGTCTTTGCAAACAAACGGGGATTCCAGTAGGTACAATTATCGAACCCCCGATAGTAGAATTTTGCTATAAAAATGATGAATTAGGTGATCCCTTATTAACTCGTGAACGACTGTTATTAATGAAGTTAGCCACACCGGAACAATTGGAACAAATTACCCAATTATCCTTACAAATTAATCAAATTCTCTCAGAATTTTTTAATGATTGTGGGATTACTTTAGTTGATTTTAAATTAGAATTCGGTATTACCTCTGATGGCCAATTGGTACTGGCGGATGAAATTAGTCCTGATACCTGTCGTTTGTGGGATCAATCAGAAACAGACCCCGACCGTCGAGTATTGGATAAAGACCGTTTCCGTCGAGATTTAGGTAATGTTGAATCCGCGTATCAACAAGTGCTTAAACGGGTTTTAGAACATACATCCAACCCCTCTGAATAAATCCATCAATCTTGATCCCTCTGAATTCCCCTTACTCAGGAGACTGAAAATTCTGGTTTCCCGCTTTCTCAGGGGGTTAGGGGGATCATAACCTATGATTTTAAAAGCTTTTAGCTGTAGAAGTGTCAAAGCTTGTTAAGATGTCAGATGTCGCAGCGCCAGCGTTGAGTGTAATCATCACCCTAACGTTTAGCTGAGGACTGACAAATTTTAGGTGTGGGACTGTCTAAAAGAGTGAGTATCATGCGTTTATCTCCTGTCTTAGTTGCGGTTTTTGCTGCTTCAGCTACGTTTGGATTATCAAACTCTGCAAGTGGTCAAACCGCCTACCCAGACTCAGAAGGTTTATCAAATTCCCAAGAAACTTTTGATCAGGTAGATCCGACTTTAAATCCATCGGAAACCCATGAACAATCTTTAGCTGTTAATCAAATTCCTCCCTCTACACCCCTTCATTCCTTTGAAGAAATAGTTTTAAATAAAACGAAATCGGTTAATTCAGATCTAGCTTTTTCTCTGGGCGAATCGATTGGAAAAAA is part of the Planktothrix serta PCC 8927 genome and encodes:
- the purC gene encoding phosphoribosylaminoimidazolesuccinocarboxamide synthase, with protein sequence MSTPEKLYEGKAKIIYPTDDPEILLAYFKDDATAFNAQKRGTIQGKGEINNAISSHLFQRLEAKGIPTHYIDCPTANEMRVKRVTIVPIEVIIRNIAAGSLCKQTGIPVGTIIEPPIVEFCYKNDELGDPLLTRERLLLMKLATPEQLEQITQLSLQINQILSEFFNDCGITLVDFKLEFGITSDGQLVLADEISPDTCRLWDQSETDPDRRVLDKDRFRRDLGNVESAYQQVLKRVLEHTSNPSE